DNA sequence from the Agromyces aureus genome:
CTCGTGCTGTTCTGGTTCTGGCGACGGATCGGACTGCGCTTCAAGCCCGACTTCGCGTGGCGAGGCGTCGGACTCCGCACGGCCGGCCGTCTCGCCGGCTGGACGTTCGGCATGCTGCTGCTCACGACGCTCGCCGGCATCGTGCAGACCCGCGTGCTCGTCGTCGCGACCAACCAGGGTGCCTCGGTCGCCGCATTCGACACCGCATGGTTGGTGTTCATGCTTCCGCACTCCGTGATCACGGTGTCGATCGCGACGGCGTACTTCACCCGCATGAGCGAACACGCAGCCGTCGACGATCTCGAGAAGGTGCGTGACGACTTCTCGAGTGCCGTACGCGGCGTGCTCGTCATCCTGGTGCTCGCAGCAGCCGGGCTGATCGTGGTCGCGTATCCGTTCGGTGCGGTCTTCCAGACCGGCTTCGATGCAGCATCCGCCATCGGAAACATCCTGATCGCACTCGCCATCGGGCTCGTGGCCTTCAGCCTGCTGTTCGTCGTGCAACGCACGTTCTACGCGCTGAACGACACCCGCACCCCGTTCTTCTTCACGATGTTCCAGGTGATCGTCTTCTCGATCGCCGCGCTCTCGTGCCTCGCGCTCCCGCTCGACTGGATCGCGGTCGGTGTTGCACTCGCGACCACGATCGCCGTGCTCGCGCAGTTCGTGCTCGCCACTGTCCTGCTGCGCCGTCGCCTCGGCACGCTCGACGGCCGTCGCATCGGCGCCGCGGTCGGCCGATCACTGATCGCCCTCGTCGTGCCGGTCATCGCCGGGCTCGGGTTGTTGGTCCTTCTCGGCGGAACCGTCGATGGTGGTTACGCGGTCTCGAGTCGCGTCGGCGCGATCGTGTCCATGGTGGTCATCGGCGCCGTGATGTCCGCCCTCTACTTCGGCGGCCTGTGGCTGCTCAAGTCGCCGGAGTTCCGCGGGTTCGCCGAGCCGGCGCTCGCACGCCTGCGTCGGCGCTGAGCCGCATTCGGGGTCGATCGAACGCGCCCACGGTCGCGTTCCGCACCCGAGCGCTCGCGGCATCCGTCACATACCGCGCTCCACCTCGGGCACCGGAATACGCGACGCCTAGACTGTGTTGACCATGTCGGTGCCTCCGATTCGGATTCGTTCGAAACGGATGCCACGAACCACTGAACGACGACAGGAGCCGCCTTGCGCGACATCATCATCATCGGCTCGGGTCCCGCGGGCTTCACCGCGGCGATCTACGCTGCCCGCGCAGAACTCAAGCCCCTGCTCATCGCCAGCTCCGTCGAGATCGGCGGCGAGCTGATGAACACGACCGAGGTCGAGAACTTCCCCGGTTTCCCCGAGGGCATCATGGGCCCCGACCTCATGGGCAAGCTGCAGGCTCAGGCTGAGCGCTTCGGCACCGAGGTCGTCTATGACGATGTCGTGTCGCTCGACATCGACGGCCCCGTCAAGCGCGTCACGCTCGGCAACGGCGAGACCCACGAGGCCGCCGCGCTCATCTACGCGACCGGCTCCGCGTACCGCAAGCTCGGCCTGCCCGAAGAGGAGGTCCTGTCGGGCCACGGCCTCTCGTGGTGCGCCACGTGCGACGGCTTCTTCTTCCGCCAGAAGACCATCGCGGTCGTCGGCGGCGGCGACTCGGCGATGGAGGAGGCGACCTTCCTCACCCGCTTCGCCGACAAGGTCTACGTGATCCACCGTCGCGACAGCCTCAAGGCGTCGAAGATCATGCAGCAGCGTGCCGCCGACAACGAGAAGATCGAGTTCGTGTGGAACTCCGAGGTCGCCGCGATCCAGGGCGAGACGGCGGTCACCGGCGTCACGCTCCGCGACACGGTCACCGGCGAGGAGCGCCTGCTCGAGCTCGACGGCCTGTTCGTCGCGATCGGCAACGACCCGCGCACCCACCTCGTGCACGGCAAGCTCGAGCTCACCCGCGAGGGCACCATCCATGTCGAGGGTCGCTCGTCGCGCACCTCGGTGGCCGGAGTGTTCGCCGCCGGAGACGTCATCGACCCGTTCTACCGCCAGGCGATCACCGCCGCGGGTTCGGGCACCGTCGCCGCGCTCGACGCCGAGCACTACCTCGCCGCACTCGAAGACACCAACTCGCCCGAGGCCGCAGAGATCGAGGCTGAGGCGATCGATGAGGGCGTCGCACTCGACGGGCTCGTCCGAGCTCACTGAGCGCATTCGCCATCTGATTCACCGCGACGTCCGCTTCACCAAAGGAGAACCGCAATGACTGCACGTGCTGTGACCGAGGCGACCTTCGAGCAGGAGGTCCTGAACAACGAGAAGGCCGTCCTGGTCGACTTCTGGGCCGAGTGGTGCGGACCGTGTCGTGCGGTCAGCCCGATCCTCGACCAGATCGCGACCGAGCATGCCGACAAGCTCGACATCGTCAAGATCAACGTCGATGAGAACCCCCAGCTCGCGATGAAGTACCAGATCACCGCGATCCCCGCGTTCAAGGTCTTCGAGAAGGGCGAGGTCGTGAAGACCGTCATCGGCGCCAAGCCGAAGCCCGCCCTCGAGGCCGACCTCGCCGCCTACATCTCGTAGCCGGCAGCCTCGTAGCGCATCGAGACCCGCCCGGCACACGCCGGGCGGGTCTTTCGCATCTCTGCCGGCGTCGCGCGGATGTCGCGCGGAATGTCCTTCGTACGGATGCCGCGGCATCCGCCCCACCCGTCACCGCCACCCGCACGGGGTGACGCGGTGCGAATCACCCCTCCACGCGGCAATTAGCATGGAACAACTCGAACAGAACGGATGAGCCACTCGTGACCTCTGACGGCGTCCCCCAGCGGACCGGCAACAACCTCGACCCGTGGTACGCGAACTACGCCGAGCGAGCCGCCGGCCTGGCCGCCTCCGAGGTTCGAGCCCTGTTCGCCGTCGCCTCTCGGCCCGAGGTCGTTTCGCTCGCGGGTGGCATGCCGTTCGTCTCCGCCCTGCCGCAGGATCTGATCATCTCGTCGATGGACCGGGTGATGCGCACCGATGGGCCGACCGCCCTGCAATACGGCTCTGGTCAGGGAGTTCCGGCGCTCCGGGAGCACATCCTCGAGGTCATGTCCCTCGAGGGCATCCAGGGCTCGGTCGACAACGTCGTCACGGCGACGGGGTCGCAGCAGGCGCTCGACCTGGTCGCGAAGTTGTTCATCGATCCCGGTGACGTGATCCTCGCCGAGTCTCCGAGCTACGTCGGCGCGCTCGGCGTGTTCCGGTCGTACCAGGCCAACGTCGTGCACGTCGCGATGGACGAGGACGGGCTCATCCCCGAGGCGCTCCGCCAGACGATCGCCCACCTTCGTGGTCAGGGCCGACGCATCAAGTTCCTCTACACGATCCCGAACTTCCACAACCCGGCGGGCGTGACCCTCTCGGCCGAGCGGCGCCCCGAGATCCTCGAGATCTGCCGCACCAACGAGATCCTCGTGCTCGAGGACAACCCCTACGGCCTGCTCCACTTCGACGAGCCCGCGCCGAATGCGCTGCGTTCACTCGATCCCGAGGGTGTGATCTACCTCGGGTCCTTCTCGAAGACCCTCGCACCCGGCTTCCGCGTCGGGTGGGCGCTCGCACCGCACGCGATCCGCGAGAAGCTCATCCTGGCCGCCGAGTCGGCGATCCTCTCGCCGAGCTCGTTCAGTCAGTTGGTGGTCTCGGAGTACCTCTCGACCACCGATTGGCGCGCACAGATCGACACGTTCCGCGGTGTCTATCGAGAGCGCAAGGACGCCATGATCGAGGCGCTGGGGGAGCACCTTCCCCAGCTCAGCTGGACCAATCCCAAGGGCGGGTTCTACGTCTGGGTGACCATGCCCGACGTGCTCGATTCGAAGCAGATGCTGCCTCGCGCGGTGAAGGAACTCGTCGCGTACACCCCCGGCACAGCGTTCTTCGCCGACGGCCGCGGGCGACACGCGATGCGTCTCTCGTTCTGCTATCCGACACCCGACGCGATCCGGGTCGGCATCCGTCGTCTTGCCACCGTCGTCAACGGCGAACTCGACCTGCTCGACACGTTCGCCGGCACCGGCACCCTGCAGCTTCCCGCGACGCCCGGCATCGAACTCGCACCCCCTTCCGACCTGAAGTAGTGGAGAAACCCCAGATCATGAGCGATTCCAACGGTCTGAACGTCGTCGTCCTCGCGGGTGGCATCTCCCACGAGCGCGACGTCTCGCTCCGCTCCGGGCGCCGAGTCGCCGACGCACTGGCCTCGGCCGGGCACTCCGTCACGCTCCGCGACCCGGATGCCGGTCTCCTACCGTTCCTGGCAGACACGCGGCCCGACGTGGTGTTCCCTGCATTGCACGGCTCGAGCGGCGAAGACGGATCCCTCCTCGGCCTGCTCGACGCGCTCGGCATTCCCACCGTCGGATCCTCGGCCGCCGCCGCCCGCCGCGCTTGGTCGAAGCCGATCGCCAGTTCGCTCATCGCAGCCTCCGGCGCGTCGGTACCGGCGTCGATCGTGCTCTCGCACGAGTCGTTCCGCGAGCTCGGGGCCGCAGGCGTTCTCCAGGTCGTCCGTGATGCCCTCCCGGGCGAGCTCGTCGTGAAGCCGGAGATGGGCGGGTCGGCACAGGGCGTGAGCATCGTCACCGACTCGAACGACCTGCCGCGCGCAATGGTCGACGCCTTCACGTACGCCGATGCGGTGGTCGTCGAGCGGCGCATCCTCGGTACAGAGATCGCCGTCGCCGTCATCGATGCAGGGGACGGCCCGCACGCGCTGACCCCGGTCGAGATCGACCCGACGGCCGGCATCTACAGTTTCCAGGCTCGATACAACGCGGGGGAGACCACCTTCTACGCGCCGTCGCGGCTCGATGCCGCGGCGATCGAGACGGCGGCCGCAGCTGCGATCCACGCGCATGCGACGCTCGGCCTCCGCGACCTGTCGCGCGTCGACTTCATCGTGGATGCCGCGGGCGTGCCCTGGTTCCTCGAGGCCAACGTCCTGCCCGGTCTCACGGAGACATCGTTGGTGCCGCTCGCCATCGAGGCCTCCGGCACCGATGCAGGGTCGGTGTATTCGGGACTCGTGCGCGCGGCCGTCGCGCGTGCGGCGCGTGCGACGGCGCAAGCCTGATCGAGCGGCGCTCGCTCGGCTCGATCGCTCTCCCTTTTCCGGCGCACCGTCATCGCGCGTGAATCACGAAATGGCACCCGATCCTGACGGATCGAGTGCCATTTCATCGTGATTTCAGTTCGTCATGAACGATCCTGAGAGCGAATGCCGTTCAGACCCCGTCGAGATCCTCGCCAAGGTCCGTGAGAATGCGCCGAAGGTCCTGTACCGTCGCGAAATCAATGCTGATCTGGCCTTTTCTGGCGCCGAGTGCGATCTTCACACGAGTGTTGAGGCGATCACCGAGCCGACTCGCCAGATCTTCGAGGAAGTCCTGACGCCTGCCCGCTGCAGGCTTCGTGCGCGACGCGGCCGGTGCCTGCGAGGTGGCGGCGGCTTCGGCCGCGCGCACCGAGAGCTCCTCATTGACGATCTTGTCGGCGAAGCGTTGCATCGACGCGGCATCGCCGGCGGTCGCGAGAATCGCCCGCGCGTGTCCCGCGCTGAGCACGCCGGCGGCGACACGAAGCTGGACCGGCTCTGGGAGCTTCAGCAGGCGAAGGGTGTTCGAGATCTGCGGACGAGACCGACCGATGCGCGTGGCGAGCTCCTCCTGGGTGATGCCGAAGTCGGCAAGGAGTTGCTGATACGCCGAGGCTTCCTCGAGCGGGTTCAGCTGGGAGCGGTGCAGGTTCTCGAGCAGGGCATCCCGAAGCATGTCCTCGTTCGCGGTGTCCTTGACGACCGCCGGAATGGTGTCGAGGCCGGCTGCCTTGGTTGCGCGAAGTCGGCGCTCGCCCATGACGAGCTCGTACTTGCCGGCAAGGTCGGGGTGGGGTCGAACGACGATCGGCTGCAGCACACCGAACTCACGGACGGAGTGCACGAGCTCGGCGAGGTCTTCAGGGTCGAAGACACTTCGCGGCTGTACCGCGTTCGGCACGATGTCGTCGGGGTTGAGCCGAGCGAGACGTGCACCAGGTACGGCGACGAGTCCATCTTCAGCAGCAGCCTGTTCGATCACCGCGACCGACGCCACGGGAGCCGACTCGGCACCGGCGCCGGGAAAGAAGACATCGACAGGCCTGGCGGCGCCTTCCGTCGAGTCGCTCGAGGGAATGAGGGCGCCGATGCCCCGACCGAGTCCGGTTCGTTTGGTGGCCATCAGATTCCTTCCGTCTGCGCCGCTGCGAGGGCAGCACGTTGTGCGATCTCCGCGGCCGCCTCGCGATACGAGAGCGATCCGGACGACGAATAGTCGTAGCTGATCACGCTCTGCCCATAGCTCGGTGCCTCCGACACGCGTACCGAACGGGGGATGATCGTCTCAAGGGTCTGAGCGGGGAAGTGGTCGCGTACTTCCTGCGCCACCTGCTGAGCGAGGTTCGTGCGCGAGTCGTACATCGTGAGCAGAATTGTCGAGAGGCGCAGCTCGGAATTGAGGTGCTTCTCGATCAACTCGATGTTGCTGAGCAACTGCGAGAGACCCTCGAGCGCGTAGTACTCGCACTGGATGGGAATGAGCACCTCACGTGCGGCGACGAACGCATTGATGGTCAGGAGTCCGAGCGAGGGCGGGCAGTCGATGAACACGTAGTCGTACGGGCGTTCCATGGAGGCGAGGTGCTTGTCGATCGCACGGCGCAGGCGCTGTTCACGAGCGACGAGCGACACGAGCTCGATC
Encoded proteins:
- the murJ gene encoding murein biosynthesis integral membrane protein MurJ is translated as MTDDRIGRASLFLASGTLVSRVLGFVKAIVLAGTIGVVGSISADAFAVANGLPNTVYVIVAGGVLSAVLVPQIVRASAHADGGSGYINKLLTLAMVILLGATVVATALAPLLAALYAGSNEKILPLATAFAWWCMPQIFFYGLYTLLGEVLNARRSFGPFTWVPVLNNVVAIAGLVVFGLAFGFDPDGVRGVGDWTAGMVALLAGSATLGIAVQALVLFWFWRRIGLRFKPDFAWRGVGLRTAGRLAGWTFGMLLLTTLAGIVQTRVLVVATNQGASVAAFDTAWLVFMLPHSVITVSIATAYFTRMSEHAAVDDLEKVRDDFSSAVRGVLVILVLAAAGLIVVAYPFGAVFQTGFDAASAIGNILIALAIGLVAFSLLFVVQRTFYALNDTRTPFFFTMFQVIVFSIAALSCLALPLDWIAVGVALATTIAVLAQFVLATVLLRRRLGTLDGRRIGAAVGRSLIALVVPVIAGLGLLVLLGGTVDGGYAVSSRVGAIVSMVVIGAVMSALYFGGLWLLKSPEFRGFAEPALARLRRR
- the trxB gene encoding thioredoxin-disulfide reductase, with protein sequence MRDIIIIGSGPAGFTAAIYAARAELKPLLIASSVEIGGELMNTTEVENFPGFPEGIMGPDLMGKLQAQAERFGTEVVYDDVVSLDIDGPVKRVTLGNGETHEAAALIYATGSAYRKLGLPEEEVLSGHGLSWCATCDGFFFRQKTIAVVGGGDSAMEEATFLTRFADKVYVIHRRDSLKASKIMQQRAADNEKIEFVWNSEVAAIQGETAVTGVTLRDTVTGEERLLELDGLFVAIGNDPRTHLVHGKLELTREGTIHVEGRSSRTSVAGVFAAGDVIDPFYRQAITAAGSGTVAALDAEHYLAALEDTNSPEAAEIEAEAIDEGVALDGLVRAH
- the trxA gene encoding thioredoxin, yielding MTARAVTEATFEQEVLNNEKAVLVDFWAEWCGPCRAVSPILDQIATEHADKLDIVKINVDENPQLAMKYQITAIPAFKVFEKGEVVKTVIGAKPKPALEADLAAYIS
- a CDS encoding PLP-dependent aminotransferase family protein — its product is MTSDGVPQRTGNNLDPWYANYAERAAGLAASEVRALFAVASRPEVVSLAGGMPFVSALPQDLIISSMDRVMRTDGPTALQYGSGQGVPALREHILEVMSLEGIQGSVDNVVTATGSQQALDLVAKLFIDPGDVILAESPSYVGALGVFRSYQANVVHVAMDEDGLIPEALRQTIAHLRGQGRRIKFLYTIPNFHNPAGVTLSAERRPEILEICRTNEILVLEDNPYGLLHFDEPAPNALRSLDPEGVIYLGSFSKTLAPGFRVGWALAPHAIREKLILAAESAILSPSSFSQLVVSEYLSTTDWRAQIDTFRGVYRERKDAMIEALGEHLPQLSWTNPKGGFYVWVTMPDVLDSKQMLPRAVKELVAYTPGTAFFADGRGRHAMRLSFCYPTPDAIRVGIRRLATVVNGELDLLDTFAGTGTLQLPATPGIELAPPSDLK
- a CDS encoding D-alanine--D-alanine ligase family protein, encoding MSDSNGLNVVVLAGGISHERDVSLRSGRRVADALASAGHSVTLRDPDAGLLPFLADTRPDVVFPALHGSSGEDGSLLGLLDALGIPTVGSSAAAARRAWSKPIASSLIAASGASVPASIVLSHESFRELGAAGVLQVVRDALPGELVVKPEMGGSAQGVSIVTDSNDLPRAMVDAFTYADAVVVERRILGTEIAVAVIDAGDGPHALTPVEIDPTAGIYSFQARYNAGETTFYAPSRLDAAAIETAAAAAIHAHATLGLRDLSRVDFIVDAAGVPWFLEANVLPGLTETSLVPLAIEASGTDAGSVYSGLVRAAVARAARATAQA
- a CDS encoding ParB/RepB/Spo0J family partition protein encodes the protein MATKRTGLGRGIGALIPSSDSTEGAARPVDVFFPGAGAESAPVASVAVIEQAAAEDGLVAVPGARLARLNPDDIVPNAVQPRSVFDPEDLAELVHSVREFGVLQPIVVRPHPDLAGKYELVMGERRLRATKAAGLDTIPAVVKDTANEDMLRDALLENLHRSQLNPLEEASAYQQLLADFGITQEELATRIGRSRPQISNTLRLLKLPEPVQLRVAAGVLSAGHARAILATAGDAASMQRFADKIVNEELSVRAAEAAATSQAPAASRTKPAAGRRQDFLEDLASRLGDRLNTRVKIALGARKGQISIDFATVQDLRRILTDLGEDLDGV
- a CDS encoding ParA family protein is translated as MRESDLHDTGSTNALPTASPAAPTVSIAQHGASEPAPSTDVSRETPAKYGGTPLADQIADETRRRIALETAVLPLPATTRVFTISNQKGGVGKTTTAVNLAAALARSGAHVLVVDLDPQGNASTALGVDHRSDQQSVYEVLVADLELSQVVRRSTEHERLDCVPATIHLAGAEIELVSLVAREQRLRRAIDKHLASMERPYDYVFIDCPPSLGLLTINAFVAAREVLIPIQCEYYALEGLSQLLSNIELIEKHLNSELRLSTILLTMYDSRTNLAQQVAQEVRDHFPAQTLETIIPRSVRVSEAPSYGQSVISYDYSSSGSLSYREAAAEIAQRAALAAAQTEGI